Within the bacterium genome, the region GTTTTACCCGAGACCTGGCCAACAATATCTCTTGCTTTTTTAGGCGCAATTCCTAACCCAACAAGCGCCTGTATTGCATTCCCTTCTATACTATTCTGTATTTTCTCTTCTTTATATCTATTTTTTAATTCAAAAATCAATTTCTGCGCTCTCTTCCCACCTATTCCCTTAATTGAAGCAAGAGTTTTATCATCTTCGTTTACTATGGCAGACTTAAATAATTCAAAACTTGTACTCGATATCATTCTTATAGCTGTTTGAGGCCCTATGCCTTGGACAAGCAGCAAATCCCTGAAAAAAATTCTTTCCCCGGGAGTTTTGAATCCGAATAACGTAACCTGTTCATTAGTAAAATTAAAATCAACGTGTATGAGAATTTTCTCTTTGCTTCCTATCTCTCCTAATTTTTCATAAGTAGATAACGGAATATTTATATTAAAAGCAATATTTCCCGCTTCAAGAACTAAATTTGTAGGTTCTTTTTGGGCAACCTTTCCTTCCATCCATTCTATCATCTATTTTCTCCCGGTTACTGGTACTCCCTAAAAATCGCTATCCCTCAATCCTCTTTCTTCTCTTTCCACATCTCTCTTTTTCCCTGTATTATCTGTGGTTTTCCTTTTTTTATTTTTTCATTCCGCAATCCCCATTCCCTGCCTACCGGCAGGCAGGCAAAATCCAAATTTCTTAAATATTTATTTTATCCTTGAAAAAAATATTCTTGAATTTTCTTCTCGCATTCTATAACATAAAGCGCACGCGAGCGCATCTCCGACATCCAGCGAAGGGAGTATTTTCATACCCGTTAATCTTTCTACCATACTATGTATCTGGTCTTTTGATGCCCTGCCATTACCGGTTACGGCCATTTTTATTTCCGCAGGCGAATATTCCTTTATTTTTATTCCCATATCCGCAGCCGCAAGTAAAAGAACTCCCCGCGCATGTGAAAGCTTACTAAAAGTGCCAAAGTTTTGTTTATAGAAAACAGTCTCATATACAGCTATCTCAGGAGAATATTCCTGCATTACCATTTTCATTCCATCATAAAGAACTTTCAGACGCTCGGCCAAGGGCATCTTTTCCGTAGTCTCGCATATTCCACATTTAAGAATTTTATTAGTTTCTATGATTGCGTAACCTGTGGTTCTCAGTCCGGTATCTATGCCTATAATCCTCATAA harbors:
- a CDS encoding crossover junction endodeoxyribonuclease RuvC, which translates into the protein MRIIGIDTGLRTTGYAIIETNKILKCGICETTEKMPLAERLKVLYDGMKMVMQEYSPEIAVYETVFYKQNFGTFSKLSHARGVLLLAAADMGIKIKEYSPAEIKMAVTGNGRASKDQIHSMVERLTGMKILPSLDVGDALACALCYRMREENSRIFFSRIK
- the ruvA gene encoding Holliday junction branch migration protein RuvA, with the translated sequence MIEWMEGKVAQKEPTNLVLEAGNIAFNINIPLSTYEKLGEIGSKEKILIHVDFNFTNEQVTLFGFKTPGERIFFRDLLLVQGIGPQTAIRMISSTSFELFKSAIVNEDDKTLASIKGIGGKRAQKLIFELKNRYKEEKIQNSIEGNAIQALVGLGIAPKKARDIVGQVSGKTLEELIKNALKKV